One region of Mangifera indica cultivar Alphonso chromosome 3, CATAS_Mindica_2.1, whole genome shotgun sequence genomic DNA includes:
- the LOC123210024 gene encoding cation/H(+) antiporter 18-like, which yields MGASAGPAAMKPTSNGIFQGDNPVEFAVPLAILQICLVVVLTRLLAVVLKPLRQPRVIAEIIGGIILGPSALGRNKHYMNTIFPARSLTVLDTLANIGLIFFLFLVGIELDPKALRRTGKKALGIAVGGVSLPFVLGIGTSYALRATISKGVDGGAFLVFMGVAFSITAFPVLARILAELKLLTTDVGRMAMSAAAVNDVTAWILLALAICLSGTGRSPLISLWVLLCGCGFVLVCILIVPHIFEWMQKRCSNGEPVKEIYVCATLLIVLVGAFATDVIGIHALFGAFIIGVLVPKEGPFAGALTEKIEDLVSSLFLPLFFVSSGLKTDIAKIRGLQSWGFLALVIATACFGKIVGTVAVALLCKVHFREALALGLLMNTKGLVELIVLNIGKDKKVLNDQTFAIMVLMAVFTTFITTPLVMAVYKPGKRPSNGIYKHRTIKREDPNHQLRILACFYCVRNIPTMINLIEASRGTEKKERLCIYAMHLMELSERPSAILMAHKARNNGIPFWNKGKHSDSDNIIVPFEAFRQLSCVSIRPMTAISPMHDMHEDILGSAERKRAAIIILPFHKHQRVDGVLENTRNDYRSVNKKVLENAQCSVGILVDRGLGGNTHVSASNVSSIITVLFFGGNDDQEALAYGLRMAEHPGITLNIIRFLTSPEIAREIVDVEAKEHESSSIAADENFLDDMRQKYATMELVKMEIRLVRNSAETVDAIRELNRCNMFLVGRMPDGPVAASMDVRSDCAELGPVGSLLISPEFSASVLVVQQYTGGGTSAIP from the exons ATGGGCGCAAGTGCAGGTCCTGCTGCCATGAAGCCAACCTCTAATGGGATTTTCCAGGGTGATAATCCCGTTGAATTTGCCGTTCCTCTTGCCATCCTCCAGATTTGCCTTGTAGTTGTGCTCACTCGTCTTCTCGCTGTTGTTTTAAAGCCCCTAAGACAACCTCGAGTCATCGCAGAgattatt GGAGGAATAATACTTGGGCCATCGGCTTTGGGCAGGAACAAACACTATATGAATACAATTTTTCCCGCGAGAAGTTTAACTGTGTTGGATACTTTAGCCAATATTGGTCTTATCTTCTTTTTGTTCCTGGTAGGCATAGAGTTGGACCCAAAGGCCCTTCGTCGGACTGGTAAGAAAGCTCTTGGAATAGCCGTGGGAGGCGTTAGCCTTCCTTTTGTGTTGGGAATAGGAACTTCATATGCCCTTCGTGCAACTATTTCTAAAGGTGTAGATGGAGGTGCATTCCTTGTGTTCATGGGTGTGGCTTTTTCTATTACTGCTTTTCCTGTCTTGGCCCGTATTTTGGCTGAACTCAAGCTTTTAACCACCGATGTTGGGCGAATGGCAATGTCAGCTGCGGCTGTAAATGATGTGACTGCTTGGATTCTTCTTGCTCTTGCCATTTGCCTTTCTGGAACGGGGCGTTCTCCCCTTATATCACTCTGGGTTTTACTTTGTGGATGTGGCTTTGTCCTTGTTTGTATATTGATTGTACCGCATATCTTCGAATGGATGCAGAAGCGCTGCTCCAACGGCGAGCCTGTGAAAGAAATATATGTGTGCGCTACGCTGTTAATAGTTTTGGTAGGTGCATTTGCAACAGATGTTATTGGAATTCATGCCCTCTTTGGTGCATTCATTATTGGAGTTTTGGTCCCCAAGGAAGGGCCATTTGCTGGTGCCCTCACAGAAAAGATTGAGGATCTTGTATCAAGTCTTTTTCTGCCATTGTTCTTTGTCTCCAGTGGATTGAAGACTGACATAGCCAAAATCCGAGGGCTTCAGTCTTGGGGGTTCCTCGCTTTGGTTATAGCTACAGCATGTTTTGGAAAAATTGTTGGCACTGTTGCTGTAGCACTCCTTTGCAAAGTGCATTTCAGGGAGGCTCTTGCTTTGGGGCTCTTAATGAACACAAAAGGCTTGGTGGAACTCATTGTCCTCAACATTGGCAAAGACAAAAAG GTATTGAATGATCAAACATTTGCAATCATGGTCCTGATGGCGGTCTTCACAACCTTTATCACCACACCTTTAGTCATGGCTGTCTATAAGCCTGGTAAAAGACCAAGCAATGGCATTTACAAGCATAGAACTATTAAGAGAGAAGATCCAAATCATCAGCTCCGGATTTTGGCCTGCTTCTATTGTGTAAGAAACATCCCCACAATGATTAATCTGATTGAGGCTTCTCGTGGgacagaaaagaaagaaagactcTGTATATACGCAATGCACCTTATGGAGCTCTCCGAGAGGCCATCTGCAATACTTATGGCTCATAAGGCAAGAAACAATGGAATCCCCTTTTGGAACAAAGGAAAACACTCAGATTCTGATAATATTATTGTCCCTTTTGAGGCTTTTAGACAACTAAGCTGCGTCTCCATCCGGCCAATGACTGCAATCTCGCCAATGCATGATATGCACGAAGACATATTAGGCAGTGCCGAAAGGAAACGGGCTGCCATAATAATTCTCCCCTTCCACAAGCACCAGAGGGTCGATGGAGTCCTCGAAAATACTCGAAACGATTATCGTTCCGTAAACAAGAAGGTTCTCGAGAATGCACAATGCTCAGTTGGGATTTTAGTAGACCGTGGCCTTGGAGGAAACACACACGTATCTGCCAGCAATGTGTCTTCCATTATAACAGTCCTGTTCTTTGGGGGAAATGATGATCAAGAAGCCCTGGCATATGGTCTACGCATGGCTGAACACCCTGGAATTACTCTAAATATAATTCGCTTCCTCACAAGCCCTGAAATTGCAAGGGAGATTGTTGATGTTGAAGCAAAGGAACATGAGTCCAGCAGCATTGCAGCAGATGAAAACTTTCTTGACGATATGAGGCAAAAGTATGCAACTATGGAGTTAGTAAAAATGGAAATCAGATTAGTGAGAAATAGTGCAGAAACTGTTGATGCAATCAGGGAGTTGAATCGATGCAACATGTTTTTGGTTGGTCGAATGCCAGATGGTCCAGTAGCAGCATCCATGGATGTGAGGAGTGATTGTGCAGAACTGGGGCCTGTTGGTAGCTTGCTGATTTCGCCTGAGTTTTCAGCATCAGTGTTGGTGGTGCAGCAGTATACTGGTGGTGGAACATCTGCCATTCCATGA
- the LOC123210476 gene encoding translation initiation factor IF-1, chloroplastic-like — translation MLQLSCNLHRPSPPLLLPLQHFSPAPSSIDRVKFNLNKGFVKVTKVSIAVNSKKSDRRSEEGSSSDKWVHEGFITESLPNGMFRVRLDNEDLILGYISGKIRQNFVRVLPGDRVKVEVSRYDSSKGRIIYRLRNRSSND, via the exons ATGCTTCAGCTCTCTTGCAATCTACACCGTCCATCTCCTCCTCTGCTCCTTCCTCTTCAACATTTTTCCCCTGCTCCCTCTTCTATCGA CCGAGtgaagttcaatttgaataaaggGTTTGTAAAGGTTACAAAGGTTTCGATAGCGGTAAACAGCAAGAAGAGTGACAGGAGAAGTGAAGAGGGTTCGAGCAGTGACAAGTGGGTCCATGAAGGATTCATTACTGAGTCGCTTCCAAATGGTATGTTTAGAGTTCGTTTAGATAATGAAGACTTGATTCTCGGTTATATTTCAGGAAAAATTAGGCAGAATTTTGTTCGTGTGTTGCCTGGAGATAGAGTCAAGGTTGAAGTAAGTCGTTATGATTCAAGCAAGGGCCGAATAATTTATAGACTTCGCAATAGAAGTTCCAACGATTAA
- the LOC123210863 gene encoding dirigent protein 5-like, whose amino-acid sequence MKALVLMVFCFFLLLVASPSASALPSKKSSKFYPKPCKQFVLYYHDILFGRTRNILSNSTSYRITNATNLGNYQFGSLIVFDDPITKDENLRSPPAAAAQGLYVYDMRNDYSTLFVFSLIFNSTEHKGTLNIVGSDPLGAPSRDLSIVGGTGDFFMARGIVTFTTKAIESIEYFRLKMDFKLYECY is encoded by the coding sequence ATGAAAGCTCTTGTATTGATggtgttttgtttctttcttttgcttgtTGCTTCTCCTTCAGCTTCAGCTTTACCTTCCAAGAAAAGTTCCAAATTCTACCCAAAACCATGCAAACAATTTGTGCTTTATTATCACGACATCCTTTTTGGAAGAACTCGCAACATTCTCTCTAATTCAACATCTTACAGAATTACAAATGCAACCAACCTTGGAAACTACCAGTTTGGCTCCCTCATTGTTTTCGATGATCCCATTACAAAAGATGAAAACCTCCGCTCTCCTCCGGCCGCCGCAGCTCAAGGGCTGTATGTTTATGATATGAGAAATGACTACAGCAcactttttgtgttttctttgattttcaaCTCCACTGAGCATAAAGGCACTTTAAATATTGTGGGGTCGGACCCTTTAGGAGCGCCTTCTCGGGATCTCTCAATTGTTGGAGGAACAGGAGACTTTTTCATGGCTAGAGGCATTGTAACTTTCACAACTAAAGCTATCGAAAGCATTGAGTATTTCAGACTCAAGATGGATTTCAAGCTGTATGAATGTTATTGA
- the LOC123212307 gene encoding disease resistance response protein 206-like: MDDGKRLITSLFLIILLSLSSVEPTKKIPARNPCKRLVFFFHDILYNGKNAKNATSAIVGAPAWGNRTILAGQSHFGDVVVFDDPITLDNNLHSTPVGRAQGFYLYDKKDIFTSWLGFSFVFNSTEHKGSINFAGADPLMNKTRDISVIGGTGDFFMARGIATLTTDAFEGEVYFRLYVDIKLFECW; encoded by the coding sequence ATGGATGATGGTAAAAGGCTAATAACATCTCTCTTTCTCATCATCCTCCTCTCATTATCCTCTGTTGAACCCACCAAAAAGATTCCGGCTCGAAACCCTTGTAAAAGGCTGGTGTTTTTCTTCCACGACATACTTTACAATGGAAAGAACGCAAAGAATGCAACTTCAGCCATTGTAGGAGCACCGGCTTGGGGTAACAGGACGATCTTAGCGGGGCAAAGCCATTTCGGTGATGTGGTTGTGTTCGATGACCCTATAACCTTAGACAACAATCTGCATTCGACCCCAGTTGGACGTGCACAAGGGTTTTACTTATATGACAAGAAGGATATTTTTACATCTTGGCTTGGTTTCTCGTTTGTGTTCAATTCTACTGAGCACAAGGGCAGCATAAACTTTGCCGGGGCTGATCCATTGATGAATAAGACTAGGGATATTTCAGTGATCGGAGGAACTGGGGACTTTTTCATGGCCAGAGGAATTGCCACTTTGACAACTGATGCCTTTGAGGGAGAAGTATATTTTAGGCTTTACGTTGATATCAAATTGTTTGAATGCTGGTGA